A portion of the Burkholderia sp. GAS332 genome contains these proteins:
- a CDS encoding type VI secretion system protein ImpA: MPTNLNTLLAPISEASPCGEDLLFSADFDAIQHARRFEDPSLDQGEWVTDIKEADWPFVVERSSSLLQTQTKDLRLAVWLTEALAIEEGVTGLTQGYALLTGLCEKYWDHVHPLPEGDDTEYRLGNVAWLVGRTGDLLRAMPLTSSQGSSYSTIDWDVATHVAQAVKRDPDHADDIARGKPSIEQIEASKRATPPAFYSALLVDLKAFEAAMLALEQELDQRAADSAPSFRQAKDAYESVYRLVERFARELGVSAEAAAPKAPKAEEHERAEPTFKTSPQREEPVLTTMPTTISPIAGIQSRAQAVAQLRAVAKFFRSTEPHNPAAYLADKAAECADMPLHQWLSSVVKDDGSLAHIRELLGVKPEENS, from the coding sequence ATGCCGACTAATCTGAACACGCTGCTGGCGCCGATCAGCGAGGCCTCACCTTGTGGCGAAGACCTGCTGTTTTCAGCGGATTTCGACGCGATCCAGCACGCGCGCCGTTTTGAAGACCCGTCGCTGGATCAGGGCGAATGGGTCACGGACATCAAAGAGGCCGACTGGCCATTCGTGGTCGAACGCTCGAGTAGCCTGCTTCAGACGCAGACCAAAGACTTGCGCCTCGCTGTCTGGCTCACCGAGGCGCTTGCCATCGAAGAGGGAGTGACGGGTCTCACGCAAGGCTATGCGCTGCTGACGGGGCTGTGCGAAAAGTACTGGGATCATGTGCATCCGCTGCCGGAAGGCGACGACACCGAATATCGCCTCGGCAATGTCGCGTGGCTGGTCGGCCGCACCGGCGATCTGCTGCGGGCGATGCCGCTCACGTCGTCGCAAGGCAGCTCGTACAGCACGATCGATTGGGACGTGGCCACGCATGTCGCGCAAGCGGTCAAGCGCGATCCGGATCACGCCGACGATATTGCGCGCGGCAAGCCCTCCATCGAGCAGATCGAGGCGTCGAAACGCGCCACGCCACCGGCTTTTTATTCAGCGCTGCTGGTCGATCTGAAAGCGTTCGAAGCGGCGATGCTCGCGCTCGAACAGGAACTGGACCAGCGTGCCGCCGATTCGGCGCCGAGTTTCCGCCAGGCGAAGGATGCGTATGAGAGCGTCTACCGGTTGGTGGAACGCTTCGCACGCGAACTGGGCGTGAGCGCTGAGGCGGCGGCGCCGAAAGCGCCGAAGGCGGAAGAACATGAACGCGCCGAGCCCACCTTCAAGACTTCACCGCAACGCGAGGAACCCGTGTTGACGACCATGCCGACCACGATCAGCCCGATTGCAGGAATCCAGAGCCGCGCGCAAGCCGTCGCGCAGTTGCGTGCCGTGGCCAAATTCTTTCGCAGCACCGAGCCGCATAATCCGGCCGCTTACCTTGCTGACAAGGCGGCGGAATGCGCGGATATGCCTTTGCATCAGTGGCTTTCGTCGGTCGTGAAAGACGATGGGTCGCTCGCGCATATTCGCGAACTGCTGGGCGTGAAGCCCGAAGAAAACAGCTAG
- a CDS encoding peptidoglycan L-alanyl-D-glutamate endopeptidase CwlK (manually curated) gives MIAVVLLAYFAIAVVIAAMLLLPAVRASLLGAALAIHGRVMRGASQGASRARGQLSRSAKISQSTAIDMQKLLVKRRLLIFTTTGILATPPLVALALRGRQLFQFDDTARVPDEKIAALLNGEQLVPPPPLPPEVFATQEVEQIRPALKDASRDWNLLDADFRTRLLLVYKIMHEQYGYEMALLEGYRSPERQNRLAQMGGNVTNAAAFQSYHQYGLAADNAFLRDGKLVISEKDPWAMRGYQLYGQTAEQVGLTWGGRWKMMDLGHVEYHKPGFVMGRGH, from the coding sequence TTTATTAGGCGCCGCACTCGCCATTCATGGCCGCGTGATGCGTGGTGCATCGCAAGGTGCTTCACGTGCTCGCGGTCAATTATCACGTTCGGCAAAAATTTCGCAATCGACCGCAATCGATATGCAAAAGTTACTGGTAAAGCGGCGCTTGCTGATTTTTACCACCACAGGTATTCTTGCGACGCCGCCATTGGTGGCATTGGCTTTACGCGGCAGGCAATTATTCCAATTCGATGACACCGCACGGGTACCGGACGAGAAAATTGCCGCGTTATTGAATGGCGAACAGCTTGTGCCCCCGCCGCCGCTGCCGCCCGAGGTATTTGCAACGCAGGAAGTGGAGCAGATTCGGCCCGCCCTGAAAGACGCGAGCCGCGACTGGAATTTGCTCGACGCCGATTTCAGAACGCGTTTATTGCTCGTTTACAAAATCATGCACGAGCAATACGGGTATGAAATGGCATTGCTGGAAGGTTATCGCAGTCCGGAGCGGCAAAACCGCCTGGCGCAAATGGGGGGCAACGTCACCAATGCTGCAGCGTTTCAGAGCTATCACCAATACGGTCTTGCCGCGGACAATGCGTTTTTGCGCGACGGCAAGCTCGTCATTTCAGAAAAAGATCCCTGGGCCATGCGAGGCTATCAGTTATACGGACAGACGGCCGAACAGGTCGGCCTGACGTGGGGTGGCCGCTGGAAAATGATGGATCTCGGGCACGTTGAATATCACAAACCGGGCTTCGTCATGGGGCGCGGTCATTAA
- a CDS encoding OmpA-OmpF porin, OOP family — MLSKHTRMASLLAGLLISTFAHADNDGPARVTPVDNSGVSIHTTILPAPSSAQAGDAGPAVSTAGLASGTTGAGTGAISASPPPANAMPGQVVVGGKVPDEATKAAVLARLRDTYGAANVVDQIEIADVATPPNWSANVQKLIGPQLKQISKGQLKIDGTQIDVKGEVHNESQRQQLASDMANALNPTYTIKNGLRVSASEQGLLDQTLANRTIEFETGSATLTPQGRAILDQMAAVLSKMQTKTVAIIGHTDNSGNRTSNIALSQARADAVKGYLVAKGIPPEQMTTTGVGPDQPIASNDTTDGRARNRRIEFRAGS; from the coding sequence ATGTTGAGCAAACACACGCGCATGGCCTCGTTGTTAGCGGGCCTTCTGATCAGCACGTTTGCCCATGCCGACAACGACGGCCCGGCACGCGTCACCCCGGTCGACAACAGCGGCGTTTCGATTCATACGACCATCCTGCCCGCACCTTCGTCCGCACAGGCGGGCGATGCCGGGCCAGCGGTCAGCACGGCCGGGCTCGCCAGCGGCACCACGGGCGCCGGCACCGGCGCGATCAGCGCGTCGCCGCCACCCGCCAATGCCATGCCGGGCCAGGTCGTGGTGGGCGGCAAAGTGCCGGACGAAGCGACCAAGGCCGCGGTGCTCGCGCGTCTGCGCGACACCTACGGCGCGGCCAACGTAGTCGATCAGATCGAAATCGCCGACGTCGCGACGCCGCCGAACTGGTCCGCCAACGTGCAAAAGCTGATCGGCCCGCAGTTGAAGCAGATCAGTAAAGGCCAGTTGAAGATCGACGGCACCCAGATCGACGTAAAAGGTGAAGTGCACAACGAATCACAGCGCCAGCAGCTCGCGAGCGATATGGCGAACGCACTGAATCCGACCTATACGATCAAGAACGGCCTGCGCGTCAGTGCATCTGAACAAGGCCTGCTCGATCAGACTTTGGCGAACCGCACGATCGAGTTCGAGACCGGCAGCGCGACGCTCACGCCGCAAGGCCGCGCGATTCTCGATCAAATGGCGGCGGTGCTGTCGAAGATGCAGACGAAGACGGTGGCGATCATCGGCCATACCGACAACTCGGGCAATCGCACGTCGAATATTGCGCTCAGCCAGGCGCGGGCGGATGCGGTGAAGGGTTATCTGGTCGCCAAGGGCATCCCGCCCGAACAGATGACGACCACCGGAGTCGGTCCGGATCAGCCGATCGCATCGAACGATACGACTGACGGGCGCGCACGTAACCGGCGCATTGAGTTCCGCGCGGGGTCCTGA
- a CDS encoding type VI secretion system protein ImpM, translated as MTQTVQAQIAYFGKIPSRGDFVKSAHNPQLLATLDRWIAEAMELLTEDPRWKIVYENAKPMHFAFLGSRSRLAIAGHMVASQDQSSRRFPFLAATALEVERPLTFLAHSPLAFARLWSRIASQMKPLLGVSEQAGALQALGETQVPIEIGAGPGNPHDGTFNDFVEHQTLSGLEQMLLASGHPVRLRGAMLALGSLLRPVMQSGSSHLERGLTLPLPNDPFYRSLVAAFWLELIAPFVSQADFELAIFIGTIAERERLIIGFNGASAKTLHSVVDPQAYAAHNIDIDDPEWIDEHAQNDHGISKLVSYLDQPQLSLRVSIDTFREAFTGA; from the coding sequence ATGACGCAAACCGTGCAGGCGCAAATCGCCTACTTCGGCAAGATTCCGTCGCGCGGCGACTTCGTCAAAAGCGCGCATAACCCGCAGTTGCTGGCCACGCTCGACCGCTGGATCGCCGAAGCTATGGAACTGCTCACCGAGGATCCGCGCTGGAAGATCGTCTACGAAAACGCCAAGCCGATGCATTTCGCGTTCCTCGGTTCGCGCAGCAGGCTGGCGATTGCCGGACATATGGTGGCAAGCCAGGATCAATCGTCGCGGCGCTTTCCGTTTCTTGCCGCGACCGCGCTGGAAGTTGAAAGGCCGCTGACGTTTCTGGCGCACAGTCCACTGGCCTTTGCGCGCCTGTGGTCGCGCATTGCCTCGCAGATGAAACCCCTGCTCGGCGTAAGCGAGCAGGCCGGCGCGCTACAGGCGCTCGGCGAAACGCAGGTGCCGATCGAAATCGGCGCCGGCCCGGGCAATCCGCACGACGGCACCTTCAACGACTTCGTCGAGCATCAAACCCTCTCCGGCCTCGAACAGATGCTGCTGGCGAGCGGCCATCCGGTGCGCCTGCGTGGCGCGATGCTGGCGCTCGGTTCGCTGCTGCGTCCGGTGATGCAAAGCGGTTCGTCGCATCTCGAACGCGGGCTGACGTTGCCGCTGCCGAACGATCCGTTCTATCGCTCGCTCGTCGCGGCATTCTGGCTCGAACTGATCGCACCGTTCGTCTCACAGGCCGATTTTGAATTGGCGATTTTTATCGGCACGATTGCCGAGCGCGAGCGGCTCATCATCGGCTTTAACGGCGCCTCGGCCAAAACGCTGCATAGCGTGGTCGATCCGCAGGCGTACGCAGCACACAACATCGATATCGACGATCCCGAGTGGATCGACGAACACGCACAAAACGACCATGGCATCAGCAAGCTCGTCAGCTACCTCGACCAACCGCAACTGTCGTTGCGTGTCAGTATCGACACGTTCCGCGAAGCATTCACGGGAGCGTGA
- a CDS encoding type VI secretion system protein ImpL: protein MRRILNVLTHPRTLSIIGLLALAAVLFIGADTLQIDPMWPAIVLGAVIALWLLVWLVRRLRARRANDKLGEMLEQQAEKQESGPAPTPARQAELDVLRTRLVDAVKTIKTSKIGQMSGGSALYEMPWYIVIGNPAAGKSSAVLNSGLQFPFADKNNAVIHGIGGTRNCDWFFTTEGILLDTAGRYSVHEEDRTEWLGFLGLLKRFRPKAPINGIIVTASIAELTNSKPEFAINLAKNLRQRVQELTEKLEVFAPVYVMFTKADLITGFTEFFSGSDRHEYDRVWGATLPYEPDEKRDVVGLFDEHFEELYDGLKEISVAQMSINRGNKLSPGQLSFPLEFSAIKPALRAFLATLFETNPFQHKPIFRGFYFTSALQEGETNSAAATRIANRFGLSADSLPKPHSAFSKNGFFLRDLFSKVIFADRQTVKQFASPAKTRMRYATFFGFVAVLALALGGWTWSTIGNQQLADNVKADLDNVVRLQQNRNDLQSRLQAMDILEDRIDQLEQFRRDKPLAVSLGLYQGDRLEQHLLTEYYNGVRQILLDPVSQNLASFLKDVNAHPDQLAPLNRTPDAAAIPVSAHTAMAANSQGGLYSDASPTNVEDAYNALKTYLMLSDKRHVETAHLTDQLARFWRGWLETNRGNMPRDEMIRSAERMITFYLSRVSDNDWPMIDENLGLVDQTRENLRRVVRGMPARQRVYEEIKARASTRFAPMTIARIVGDNNTALVAGSYAIPGTFTREAWFQYVQPAIRDAATKELQAKDWVLNTSAHDDLTLEGSPEQIQKALVAMYKTEYAMHWQKFMQGIAVQNFGSFSQAVDAMNRLGDPQDSPIRKILETAYDQTSWDNPSLFNANLKRAQTGVTSWFKNWFSRAPTGQLNANIDINGNPVEVPMGPIGQEFSALGRIVVSGDNGSMLKGYMDTLSKVRTRFNVIKNQGDPGPGARQLMQQTLDGNGSELADSLKYVDEQMLTGLTDSQRKALRPLLVRPLMAAYAVVIQPASVEVNKVWNAQVYQTFQGSLANKYPFAGDAKVEAGAGEIAQVFGPDGAIAKFVGTTLGPLAVRRGDTLTSRTWGDMGLALTPDFTSGFARWVAPLAGGAATSSGQSSAEPQTVFQILPQPSSGTTEYTLAIDGQQMRYRNTPPQWTNFVWPNPSGSPGATLNATTFDGRTLQLVNEPGRYGLEKLINSAQRKRRPDGTFDLSWTQGNVTVAVSMRIISTSQASGGASSDAPQQQSLRGLRLPSSVADVSAAANSVNATAAGGPVPTGTTGAPGAALAVAPASPAARSTTAAAAVSNTGGAQ from the coding sequence ATGCGACGCATTCTTAACGTGTTGACCCACCCACGCACGCTCTCGATCATCGGCTTGCTAGCGCTCGCTGCTGTTTTATTCATCGGCGCCGATACCTTGCAGATCGACCCGATGTGGCCTGCCATCGTGCTCGGCGCGGTGATTGCACTATGGCTGCTGGTCTGGTTGGTGCGCCGCCTGCGCGCGCGGCGCGCGAACGACAAGCTCGGCGAAATGCTCGAGCAACAGGCCGAAAAACAGGAAAGCGGCCCCGCGCCGACGCCCGCGCGCCAGGCCGAACTCGACGTGCTGCGTACGCGCCTCGTGGACGCGGTGAAAACGATCAAGACCTCGAAGATCGGCCAGATGTCCGGCGGCTCGGCGCTCTATGAGATGCCCTGGTACATCGTGATCGGCAACCCGGCCGCCGGCAAAAGCAGTGCCGTGCTGAATTCGGGCCTGCAATTTCCTTTCGCCGACAAGAACAACGCGGTGATTCACGGCATTGGCGGCACACGTAATTGCGACTGGTTCTTCACGACCGAGGGCATTCTGCTCGACACCGCCGGCCGCTATTCCGTGCACGAAGAAGACCGCACCGAATGGCTCGGCTTCCTCGGCCTGCTCAAGCGCTTCAGGCCGAAGGCGCCGATCAACGGCATCATCGTCACGGCGAGCATTGCCGAGTTGACCAACAGCAAGCCCGAGTTCGCGATCAACCTCGCGAAGAATCTGCGCCAGCGTGTGCAGGAGTTGACCGAGAAGCTCGAAGTGTTTGCGCCGGTGTATGTGATGTTCACCAAGGCCGACCTGATCACGGGCTTCACCGAATTCTTCAGCGGCAGCGACCGTCACGAATACGACCGCGTGTGGGGCGCCACCCTGCCCTACGAGCCGGACGAGAAGCGCGACGTAGTGGGTTTGTTCGACGAGCACTTTGAAGAGCTGTATGACGGCCTGAAGGAAATCAGCGTCGCGCAAATGTCGATCAACCGCGGCAACAAGCTCTCGCCGGGTCAGTTGAGCTTTCCGCTCGAATTCTCGGCGATCAAGCCTGCGTTGCGCGCGTTCCTCGCCACGCTGTTCGAAACCAACCCGTTCCAGCACAAGCCGATTTTCCGCGGCTTCTACTTCACCAGCGCGTTGCAGGAAGGCGAAACCAACAGCGCCGCCGCCACGCGTATCGCCAACCGCTTCGGCCTCTCCGCGGACAGCCTGCCCAAGCCACATAGCGCGTTCTCGAAGAACGGTTTCTTCCTGCGCGATCTGTTCTCCAAGGTGATCTTCGCCGACCGGCAAACCGTCAAGCAGTTCGCCAGCCCCGCCAAGACGCGCATGCGTTATGCCACGTTCTTCGGTTTCGTCGCGGTGCTCGCGTTGGCGCTCGGCGGCTGGACGTGGTCGACAATCGGCAATCAGCAGCTCGCCGACAATGTCAAGGCCGACCTCGACAACGTGGTGCGCCTGCAGCAGAACCGCAACGACCTGCAATCGCGTCTGCAGGCGATGGACATTCTGGAAGACCGCATCGACCAGCTCGAACAGTTCCGCCGCGACAAGCCGCTGGCCGTGTCGCTCGGGCTGTATCAGGGCGACCGCCTCGAGCAGCACTTGCTCACCGAGTATTACAACGGCGTGCGCCAGATCCTGCTCGACCCGGTTTCGCAGAATCTCGCGTCGTTCCTGAAGGACGTCAACGCGCATCCCGATCAGCTCGCGCCGCTGAACCGCACGCCGGACGCCGCCGCGATTCCGGTGTCGGCGCACACGGCGATGGCGGCGAACAGCCAGGGTGGCCTGTATAGCGACGCGTCGCCGACCAACGTCGAAGACGCGTACAACGCGCTCAAGACCTACCTGATGCTCAGCGACAAGCGTCACGTGGAAACCGCTCACCTGACCGATCAACTCGCCCGCTTCTGGCGCGGCTGGCTCGAAACGAATCGCGGCAACATGCCCCGCGACGAGATGATCCGCAGCGCCGAGCGCATGATCACTTTCTACCTGTCGCGCGTGTCCGACAACGACTGGCCGATGATCGACGAGAACCTCGGCCTCGTCGACCAGACGCGTGAAAACCTGCGCCGCGTGGTACGCGGCATGCCGGCCCGCCAGCGCGTCTACGAAGAAATCAAGGCTCGTGCGTCGACCCGCTTTGCGCCGATGACGATCGCACGCATCGTCGGCGACAACAATACGGCGCTGGTGGCCGGCAGCTACGCGATCCCCGGCACCTTCACGCGTGAAGCGTGGTTCCAGTACGTGCAGCCGGCGATTCGCGACGCCGCCACCAAGGAATTGCAGGCCAAGGACTGGGTGCTCAACACCTCCGCGCATGACGACCTGACGCTGGAAGGCAGCCCCGAGCAGATCCAGAAAGCGCTCGTGGCGATGTACAAAACGGAGTACGCGATGCACTGGCAGAAGTTCATGCAAGGCATTGCGGTGCAGAATTTCGGCAGCTTCAGTCAGGCCGTGGATGCGATGAACCGTCTCGGCGATCCGCAGGATTCGCCGATCCGCAAGATCCTCGAAACCGCGTACGACCAGACTTCGTGGGATAACCCGTCGCTCTTCAACGCGAACCTGAAACGCGCGCAAACCGGCGTGACCAGCTGGTTCAAGAACTGGTTCTCGCGTGCGCCGACCGGCCAGTTGAACGCCAATATCGACATCAACGGCAATCCGGTCGAAGTGCCGATGGGGCCGATCGGCCAGGAGTTCTCGGCGTTGGGCCGCATCGTCGTCTCGGGCGACAACGGCTCGATGTTGAAGGGCTACATGGACACGCTCTCGAAGGTCCGTACCCGCTTTAACGTGATCAAGAACCAAGGCGATCCGGGACCGGGTGCACGTCAGCTGATGCAGCAGACGCTCGACGGCAACGGCTCCGAGTTGGCCGATTCGCTGAAGTACGTCGACGAACAGATGCTGACGGGCCTCACCGATTCGCAACGCAAGGCACTGCGCCCGCTGCTGGTGCGTCCGCTGATGGCGGCGTATGCGGTGGTGATCCAGCCGGCCAGCGTCGAAGTCAACAAGGTGTGGAACGCGCAGGTCTATCAGACCTTCCAAGGATCGCTGGCGAACAAGTATCCGTTTGCAGGCGATGCGAAGGTCGAAGCCGGCGCCGGCGAAATCGCCCAGGTGTTCGGGCCGGACGGCGCGATTGCCAAGTTCGTCGGCACCACGCTCGGACCGCTCGCGGTGCGCCGCGGCGACACGCTGACCTCACGCACATGGGGCGATATGGGTCTCGCACTGACGCCCGACTTCACCAGCGGTTTCGCGCGCTGGGTGGCGCCGCTCGCCGGCGGAGCTGCGACCTCGTCGGGCCAAAGCTCGGCTGAACCGCAGACCGTGTTCCAGATCCTGCCGCAGCCGAGCAGCGGCACCACGGAGTACACGCTCGCGATCGACGGCCAGCAAATGCGTTACCGCAATACGCCGCCGCAGTGGACCAACTTCGTGTGGCCGAATCCGTCGGGCTCGCCGGGCGCCACGCTGAATGCCACGACCTTCGACGGCCGTACGCTGCAACTGGTCAACGAGCCTGGCCGCTACGGTCTGGAGAAGCTGATCAACTCGGCGCAACGCAAGCGCCGTCCGGACGGCACCTTCGATCTGTCGTGGACGCAAGGCAACGTGACGGTCGCGGTCAGCATGCGCATCATCAGCACGTCGCAGGCATCGGGCGGCGCCAGCAGCGACGCACCGCAACAGCAAAGCCTGCGCGGCTTGCGGCTGCCGTCGTCGGTGGCGGACGTGAGCGCCGCGGCGAATTCGGTCAATGCGACGGCCGCGGGTGGGCCAGTACCAACAGGAACAACAGGAGCGCCAGGCGCCGCGCTAGCTGTCGCGCCGGCTTCGCCAGCGGCACGGTCGACAACGGCCGCCGCCGCGGTTTCGAACACAGGGGGTGCGCAATGA
- a CDS encoding type VI secretion system protein VasG, which yields MSTSLNTLIAKLNPTCRQAALLAANNCLARGHYEVDLEHLLLALLDEPASDVTLALRASRVDAHALRADIERELQRLKTGNTRTPVFSKHLIDLLEQAWLIASLDSQIGRIRSGHLLLALLTAPDLAQFAERMSPLLRDVRVTDLKHKFDELTAGSREVERSNGAENAAEGVSDAAAADSALGAPSKTPALDTYTSNLTQRAREGKIDPVIGREGEIRQTIDILMRRRQNNPIMTGEAGVGKTAVVEGLALRIAADDVPAPLKGVALHVLDMGLLQAGASVKGEFENRLKNVIDEVKKSPHPIILFIDEAHTIIGAGGQAGQNDAANLLKPALARGELRTIAATTWSEYKKYFEKDAALARRFQVVKIEEPSETLAAAMLRGMAALMEKHFNVRVLDDAITEAVRLSHRYISGRQLPDKAISVLDTACAKVALAHSSTPAAIDDTKKRLERIDAEIAALEREVASGALHDERLAELRSLREEDVKDLAEDEARYDKERALVTEIVGLRAEIDAARVSSADAGQADKAQTARETLATRVAELHALQGGQPMVPLQVDGHVVAEIVASWTGIPLGRMIKDEIQTVLNLQPLLAARVIGQDHALDAIAQRVRTASASLEDPNKPRGVFMFVGPSGVGKTETALALADVLYGGERKMVTINMSEYQEAHSVSGLKGSPPGYVGYGEGGVLTEAVRRNPYSVVLLDEVEKAHPDVLEMFFQVFDKGTMDDAEGREIDFRNTLIILTSNVGSQAVMQACLNKSAEELPDADELAETLRPQLYKAFKPAFLGRLKVVPYYPISDDVLAEIIDLKLERIRRRIESNHKAVFEWDESLIDAVLARCTEVDSGARNVDHILNGTLLPEVAQQVLERIANGAAIERIAVRASEAGEFEYTVV from the coding sequence ATGAGCACGTCCCTCAATACCCTGATCGCCAAACTGAATCCGACCTGCCGGCAGGCGGCTTTGCTCGCCGCGAACAACTGTCTCGCGCGCGGTCACTATGAGGTCGACCTCGAACATCTGTTGCTGGCGTTGCTGGATGAGCCGGCGAGCGATGTCACGCTGGCGCTGCGCGCGAGCAGGGTCGATGCGCATGCTTTGCGCGCGGATATCGAGCGCGAATTGCAGCGCTTGAAGACCGGCAATACGCGTACGCCGGTGTTCTCGAAGCATTTGATCGACTTACTCGAGCAGGCGTGGTTGATCGCCTCGCTCGATTCGCAGATCGGGCGAATTCGCTCGGGGCATTTGCTGCTCGCATTGTTGACGGCGCCGGACCTTGCGCAGTTCGCCGAACGCATGTCGCCGCTGCTGCGCGACGTGCGGGTGACGGATCTGAAGCACAAATTTGACGAACTCACCGCGGGATCGCGTGAAGTCGAGCGCAGCAATGGCGCAGAGAACGCTGCGGAAGGCGTGAGCGATGCGGCTGCGGCCGACTCTGCGCTGGGTGCACCCTCGAAAACCCCCGCGCTCGATACCTACACCAGCAATCTCACGCAGCGCGCGCGTGAAGGCAAGATTGACCCGGTGATCGGCCGTGAAGGCGAGATTCGCCAGACCATCGACATCCTGATGCGTCGCCGGCAGAACAATCCCATCATGACGGGCGAGGCGGGCGTCGGTAAAACGGCGGTGGTCGAAGGTCTCGCGCTGCGCATTGCGGCCGACGACGTGCCCGCGCCGCTGAAAGGCGTCGCGTTGCACGTGCTCGATATGGGGCTGCTGCAAGCGGGCGCGAGCGTCAAAGGCGAATTCGAGAACCGCCTGAAGAATGTGATCGACGAGGTGAAGAAGAGCCCGCATCCGATCATTCTGTTTATCGACGAAGCGCATACGATCATCGGCGCCGGTGGCCAGGCCGGGCAGAACGATGCGGCGAATCTGCTGAAGCCGGCCTTGGCGCGCGGCGAATTGCGCACCATTGCGGCGACCACGTGGAGCGAATACAAGAAGTACTTCGAGAAAGATGCGGCGCTGGCGCGGCGTTTTCAGGTCGTGAAGATCGAGGAGCCGAGCGAGACGCTCGCGGCGGCTATGTTGCGCGGTATGGCCGCGTTGATGGAAAAGCACTTCAACGTCCGCGTGCTGGACGATGCGATCACCGAAGCGGTACGTCTGTCGCATCGCTACATCAGCGGCCGTCAACTGCCGGACAAGGCGATCAGCGTGCTCGACACGGCCTGCGCGAAAGTCGCGCTCGCGCATAGCTCGACCCCTGCCGCGATTGACGACACGAAGAAACGACTCGAACGCATCGACGCCGAAATCGCCGCGCTGGAACGCGAAGTGGCGAGCGGGGCGCTGCACGACGAGCGGCTCGCGGAACTGCGCAGCCTGCGCGAAGAAGACGTGAAAGACCTAGCCGAAGACGAAGCGCGCTACGACAAGGAGCGCGCCTTGGTGACGGAGATCGTCGGCCTGCGTGCTGAAATCGACGCCGCGCGGGTGAGTAGCGCGGACGCGGGGCAGGCCGACAAGGCACAGACGGCGCGCGAAACGCTGGCCACGCGCGTTGCGGAGTTGCACGCCTTGCAGGGTGGCCAGCCCATGGTTCCCTTGCAGGTCGATGGCCACGTGGTCGCCGAAATCGTCGCTTCATGGACCGGCATTCCGCTCGGCCGCATGATCAAGGACGAAATCCAGACCGTGCTGAACCTGCAGCCGCTGCTGGCCGCCCGCGTGATCGGGCAGGACCACGCACTCGATGCGATCGCACAGCGCGTGCGCACCGCCAGCGCGAGTCTCGAAGACCCGAATAAACCGCGCGGCGTGTTCATGTTCGTCGGGCCGTCGGGTGTCGGCAAGACTGAAACCGCGCTGGCACTCGCCGACGTGCTGTACGGCGGCGAACGCAAGATGGTCACGATCAACATGAGCGAGTATCAGGAAGCGCACAGCGTGTCGGGCCTGAAGGGCTCGCCGCCGGGCTACGTCGGTTACGGCGAGGGCGGTGTGCTGACCGAAGCGGTGCGTCGCAATCCGTATTCGGTCGTGCTGCTCGACGAAGTGGAAAAGGCGCACCCGGATGTGCTGGAAATGTTCTTCCAGGTGTTCGACAAGGGCACGATGGACGACGCCGAAGGACGCGAGATCGATTTCCGCAACACGCTGATCATTCTGACCTCGAACGTCGGCTCGCAGGCGGTGATGCAGGCATGCCTGAACAAAAGCGCCGAAGAACTGCCGGATGCGGACGAACTCGCGGAGACGTTGCGCCCGCAACTGTACAAGGCGTTCAAGCCGGCGTTCCTCGGCCGCCTGAAAGTGGTGCCGTACTACCCGATCTCCGACGACGTGCTCGCCGAAATCATCGACTTGAAGCTGGAGCGGATTCGCCGCCGCATCGAGTCGAATCACAAGGCGGTGTTCGAGTGGGACGAGTCGCTGATTGACGCTGTGCTGGCGCGCTGCACCGAAGTGGACTCCGGCGCGCGCAATGTCGACCACATTCTGAACGGCACGCTCTTGCCTGAGGTCGCGCAGCAGGTGCTGGAGCGCATTGCCAACGGCGCCGCGATCGAACGCATCGCGGTCCGCGCGAGCGAAGCGGGCGAATTCGAATACACGGTTGTGTGA